GTCAATAGTCTAGGCAAAAATTAGGAAAAAGAGAAAATCTGAGCGAGTATCCAGAGCTTTATTGAGAATGGTCGATCGATAACCCTGTTGAAAGCTCTACCCATTTCTTGATAAGAATCTGCAATTAGAGCAAGAGTGCGATTCCCGCAGGGATTGCTTCGCAAATCGCGCCCAGCAAATCATGGGGAGTGAAGAGAACCCAACCCCTCTTTAAGGAAGAGTAACAGCCACCTCAATTAAATCTTCAATACGCTTGAGATTGAGATCCCCCGCCAGATAACCGATCCCGCGATGGAGGTGGAGGCGAAACTGCGTTGCGAGAGTTTCTTTATCCGTTCCCAAACCATCCTTCTGACAGCGTTGCTTCAGCGCCACAATCAAAATATCAGACAGTTCTCCCCCAAACACGC
This portion of the Desertifilum tharense IPPAS B-1220 genome encodes:
- the dndE gene encoding DNA sulfur modification protein DndE yields the protein MEPPSDRIRLSQTAKEQLTKLKRQTKIDQWNILCRWAFCRSLAEPSIPSPVPIPADSNVEMSWRVFGGELSDILIVALKQRCQKDGLGTDKETLATQFRLHLHRGIGYLAGDLNLKRIEDLIEVAVTLP